The bacterium sequence TGAAATTGCTTGAGTGTTATAAAATTCCAACCGCACGCTGGGGAATTGCGAGGACAGTTGAAGAAGCAGAAGAAATTGCTGAAAAGCTCGGATATCCTGTGGCGATGAAAATCGTGTCCCCAGATGTTATACATAAAAGTGATATTGGAGCCTTGAAGCTTAATGTTGGCAAAGGAGAAGTCAAGACCAGTTTTTACGAAATAATTTCAAAAGTTGAAAGTTACATACCAGATGCAAGGATCGAAGGTGTTCTTGTTCAGGAAATGGTAAAGGGAGGTAGAGAAGTGATAATCGGAATGAAAAAAGACCCGCAATTTGGAAATGTTTTAATGTTTGGACTTGGAGGAATATATGTGGAAGTTTTCAAAGACGTCTCTTTCAGAATAGCTCCGCTGAGCAGAAAAGACGCTTATGATATGATAAGAAGTGTT is a genomic window containing:
- a CDS encoding acetate--CoA ligase family protein, translating into IWAVEKYSRFDFTEKEFLKFDVDKAKADQIFAEFERSGVKFVGVEGMKLLECYKIPTARWGIARTVEEAEEIAEKLGYPVAMKIVSPDVIHKSDIGALKLNVGKGEVKTSFYEIISKVESYIPDARIEGVLVQEMVKGGREVIIGMKKDPQFGNVLMFGLGGIYVEVFKDVSFRIAPLSRKDAYDMIRSVKSFALLKGVRGEKMLDLDTLVDTILKFSQLSMDYPISEMEINPLKVFEKGCVAIDFRMLLEVKK